One genomic region from Candidatus Neomarinimicrobiota bacterium encodes:
- a CDS encoding dienelactone hydrolase family protein: MDQRAIDLFDEYTHTGLERSAFLKRLAVLAGGVVAAQALLPLLEVNYLHAQVVAQNDERIHSSRVTFEGADGPVQGYLARPNDDKKHAGVVVIHENRGLNPHIEDVARRAALAGFVALAPDALSRMGGTPDDSDEARSMIYQLDSETTRANFVAAAAHLRQHPHCTGKVGCVGFCWGGGMANQLAVRDPQMLAAVAFYGRQADARDARRIKGALLLHYAGLDKRINAGIAAYEEALRAAGVDYTLHMYDGVNHAFHNDTAPTRYEKAAATLAWKRTVAFFEAQLR, translated from the coding sequence AGCGCGCCATCGATCTGTTTGACGAGTACACCCACACGGGGCTGGAGCGTAGTGCGTTCCTGAAGCGGCTGGCCGTGCTGGCCGGCGGGGTAGTTGCGGCCCAGGCGTTGCTGCCCCTGCTGGAGGTGAACTACCTTCACGCCCAGGTGGTCGCTCAAAACGACGAGCGCATCCACTCCAGCCGGGTCACCTTCGAGGGTGCGGACGGGCCGGTGCAGGGCTACCTGGCGCGCCCCAACGACGACAAGAAGCACGCCGGCGTGGTCGTGATCCACGAGAACCGGGGGCTGAACCCCCACATCGAGGACGTGGCGCGCCGGGCGGCGCTGGCCGGCTTCGTGGCTCTGGCCCCCGATGCCCTCTCCAGAATGGGGGGCACCCCCGATGACAGCGACGAGGCCCGCAGCATGATCTACCAGCTGGACAGCGAGACCACCCGCGCCAACTTCGTGGCGGCGGCGGCCCACCTGCGCCAGCACCCCCACTGCACCGGCAAGGTGGGCTGCGTGGGCTTCTGCTGGGGCGGCGGCATGGCGAACCAGCTGGCGGTGCGCGACCCCCAAATGCTGGCGGCGGTGGCCTTCTATGGGCGGCAGGCCGACGCCAGGGACGCCAGGCGCATCAAGGGGGCGCTGCTGCTGCACTACGCCGGGCTGGACAAGCGCATCAACGCCGGCATCGCGGCCTACGAGGAGGCCCTTAGGGCCGCCGGAGTAGACTACACCCTGCACATGTACGATGGCGTGAACCACGCGTTCCATAATGACACCGCCCCTACCCGCTACGAAAAGGCGGCCGCCACCCTGGCCTGGAAGCGCACCGTGGCGTTTTTCGAAGCGCAGCTGAGGTAG